The proteins below come from a single Panicum hallii strain FIL2 chromosome 7, PHallii_v3.1, whole genome shotgun sequence genomic window:
- the LOC112900919 gene encoding pentatricopeptide repeat-containing protein At3g29230-like, which produces MSLQLPHRVPILLKDCASKRQLDQIHGLLLTSCLHRLPGMRALLVRRATELGDTAHADLLFSSFRGTDPPDAVALYNAMIRGCAYHGPHGRALDLFAEMTRRGEGLAPDSFTYPYVVDACARLKVWRSAEAVHCRVLKEGLDAVPAVGSSLLAFYVARGSLGDARRVFDGFAIKTVGLSNRMVSEYAKARDIKSAWELFDAMAERDVVSWNAMLTAYVKAADVVAATELFARMPVKNIISWTTMIRVLSDAGDFVGMRSLFNRMPERNLVSWNCILSSYTKHGRFRQALQMFPRMLLEGLIPDSFTVVSVLSACENLRKLRLGRWIHANLVTPALQVHAEVGTALIEMYAMCGDIARALVVFFKMDRKDVFSWNVMIRALAVHRQADDAFKLFDLMRKLGFRPNHFTFMGVLLACRYGSLVDEGRRLFGMMQKDYGIPPSLQHYGCLIDLLCCNGHVDEAVAVLQGMPCRPDSEVWRALLGGCRIEAGLGSAEEATMGVVQSSGHEMCVAST; this is translated from the coding sequence ATGAGCCTCCAGCTCCCACACCGCGTTCCGATCCTCCTCAAGGACTGCGCCAGCAAGCGGCAGCTCGACCAGATCCATGGCTTGCTCCTCACCTCCTGCCTCCACCGCCTCCCGGGCATGCGGGCCCTCCTCGTCCGCCGCGCCACCGAGCTCGGCGACACGGCGCACGCGGACCTGCTCTTCTCCTCGTTCCGGGGGACCGATCCACCTGACGCGGTCGCGCTCTACAACGCCATGATCCGGGGCTGCGCCTACCACGGCCCCCACGGCCGCGCCCTCGATCTGTTCGCCGAAATGACGCGCCGTGGGGAGGGCCTCGCCCCCGACAGCTTCACCTACCCGTACGTCGTGGACGCGTGCGCGAGGCTGAAGGTGTGGCGGAGCGCCGAGGCGGTGCACTGCCGGGTGCTCAAGGAGGGGCTGGACGCCGTGCCGGCCGTCGGCAGCTCGCTGCTCGCGTTCTACGTCGCCCGTGGCTCGCTGGGCGACGCGAGGAGGGTGTTCGACGGCTTCGCTATCAAGACCGTTGGCCTGTCAAACAGGATGGTGTCGGAGTACGCCAAGGCTCGAGATATCAAGTCGGCGTGGGAGTTGTTTGATGCCATGGCGGAGAGGGATGTCGTGTCGTGGAACGCGATGCTCACCGCATACGTCAAGGCGGCGGACGTCGTGGCAGCAACGGAGCTGTTTGCGAGAATGCCAGTGAAGAACATCATATCATGGACGACGATGATCAGGGTGCTATCCGATGCAGGCGATTTCGTGGGCATGAGGAGTCTGTTCAACCGGATGCCTGAAAGGAACCTGGTGTCCTGGAACTGCATCCTCTCGAGTTACACCAAGCATGGAAGGTTCCGGCAGGCGCTCCAGATGTTTCCTCGGATGCTGCTTGAAGGTCTCATCCCTGACAGCTTCACTGTTGTCTCGGTTCTCTCCGCTTGCGAGAACTTGAGGAAACTGAGGCTGGGCAGATGGATCCATGCCAACCTGGTGACTCCGGCGCTCCAGGTCCACGCTGAGGTTGGGACGGCCTTAATCGAAATGTACGCGATGTGCGGTGACATAGCCCGTGCACTGGTTGTCTTCTTCAAGATGGACAGGAAGGATGTCTTCTCCTGGAACGTTATGATCAGAGCCCTCGCCGTGCACAGACAAGCTGACGATGCCTTCAAGCTGTTTGATCTCATGAGGAAACTAGGTTTCCGGCCCAACCATTTCACCTTCATGGGCGTCCTGCTGGCATGCAGGTATGGCTCTCTCGTTGACGAAGGCCGCAGGTTGTTTGGCATGATGCAGAAGGACTATGGCATTCCACCGTCATTGCAGCACTATGGGTGCTTGATCGATCTGCTCTGTTGCAACGGCCATGTCGACGAAGCAGTGGCCGTGCTCCAGGGCATGCCTTGTCGACCTGATTCTGAAGTCTGGAGGGCACTGCTTGGCGGGTGTAGGATTGAAGCTGGCCTCGGATCAGCCGAGGAAGCGACAATGGGTGTAGTTCAGTCAAGCGGTCATGAGATGTGTGTGGCATCGACATGA
- the LOC112901031 gene encoding nuclear transcription factor Y subunit C-2-like: protein MRQARPYSGIFCGGVSARTGPHALPLARIKKIMKRSAGETADGGARMISGEAPVVFSKACELFIAELTRRAWAATLEGKRRTVHKEDVATAVQNTDLFDFLVDVVMADAGGGGHAAAGQYDEDDGALE from the coding sequence ATGAGGCAGGCGAGGCCGTACTCAGGGATCTTCTGCGGCGGGGTGTCTGCGCGGACGGGGCCGCACGCGCTCCCGCTGGCGCGCATCAAGAAGATCATGAAGCGCTCGGCGGGGGAGACAGCGGACGGCGGCGCCAGGATGATCTCCGGCGAGGCGCCCGTGGTGTTCTCCAAGGCGTGCGAGCTCTTCATCGCCGAGCTCACGCGCCGCGCCTGGGCGGCCACGCTGGAGGGCAAGCGCCGCACCGTGCACAAGGAGGACGTCGCCACGGCCGTGCAGAACACCGACCTGTTCGACTTCCTCGTCGACGTCGTCATGGCGGACGCCGGTGGCGGCGGGCATGCGGCGGCCGGCCAGTACGACGAAGACGACGGCGCGCTGGAGTAA